A genomic window from Acidobacteriota bacterium includes:
- a CDS encoding oxidative damage protection protein, translating to MAHMVRCVKYGREMEGLDELPFDNELGQKIYDNVSKQAWAEWGEHQKMLMNEYRLQPWKREAQEFLAQQLQAYFFGEGSQLPQEYVPPSR from the coding sequence ATGGCACACATGGTGCGGTGCGTGAAGTATGGCCGGGAGATGGAAGGGCTCGACGAGCTTCCTTTCGACAATGAGCTCGGCCAGAAGATTTACGACAACGTGTCGAAGCAAGCCTGGGCGGAGTGGGGCGAGCATCAGAAGATGCTCATGAACGAATATCGCCTGCAGCCCTGGAAGAGAGAAGCGCAGGAGTTTCTCGCGCAGCAACTACAGGCATATTTCTTCGGCGAAGGTTCGCAGCTGCCGCAGGAATACGTGCCGCCCTCACGATAA
- a CDS encoding ribonuclease R: MTNDREILARISRQPNHAAGYKQLVRELRLRGGEERRLLDERLQKLVDRGELVLMGRDRYGLPKAAAKHNLVAGELSVHRDGYGFVRPRDPAVKDRIEGDIYISPRDMNAAMHGDNVLVELGPGRGDGRAEGRIVKVVGRAHPTVVGIFHYGDRFNYLQPIDEKLTDPVMIPGGMEVPSVETQHAASLSSESRHRVIGKEARRSAPVDLEGMIVDVEIIQWPSGSQNARGKVIEVLGYEDDFGVDVEIMIRKHHIPHVFPAEVLEEAESFTAVIPRNEVARRHDYRDLPIVTIDGETARDFDDAVLVRKLQNGNYELQVHIADVANYVTDGSAIDAEARLRGTSVYFPDRAVPMLPLELSTDLCSLRPQVERLVLSCIMEMDHAGEIVSYQIHEGIIRSAARMTYNEVQAVLDGDHSMRQQYASLVSEFERMEVLAKILNRKRVKRGSIDFDMPEPVIEFDESGLMQGVARAERKFSHRLIEEFMLAANECVAAHLESHEVASLYRIHEKPDAKRVYDFELLAAAFGYSLGVDLPVRRFQMRGERRERHGSGRNPRQHEVPQEVHITPRMYQKLTQKIAGKPEERILSYLMLRSLKQARYSEENEGHFALAAPSYTHFTSPIRRYPDLIVHRILKVVLHDGTHASASAKQRQDSRGRLSHGEMSTSHDGQQPSPWSKRRERKQAEDGKNHLTEIIPLDELHDIAVDSSTTERRADEAERELIEWKKIKFMEDRVGEDFSALIVSVTKYGLFVELDDLFIEGLVPLSSLSDDRYAYHENTRQIIGERSGHAYSIGDRVRVILDRIDRVQRKLQFSIFQEPKRERPTRRARR, from the coding sequence ATGACGAACGATCGAGAAATCCTGGCCCGCATCTCTCGCCAACCAAATCACGCGGCTGGGTACAAGCAGCTTGTGCGCGAGTTGCGACTGCGTGGCGGTGAGGAGCGACGGCTACTGGATGAGCGCCTGCAAAAGCTCGTCGATCGCGGCGAGCTGGTTCTAATGGGACGCGATCGCTATGGATTGCCGAAGGCAGCGGCCAAGCACAACCTGGTTGCCGGCGAGCTCTCTGTTCATCGTGATGGCTACGGATTCGTCCGCCCGCGAGATCCAGCAGTAAAGGATCGGATCGAAGGCGACATCTACATCTCTCCTCGTGATATGAACGCTGCCATGCACGGAGACAACGTGCTGGTTGAATTAGGTCCGGGGCGCGGAGATGGTAGAGCTGAGGGAAGGATCGTCAAAGTTGTTGGCCGCGCCCATCCGACTGTAGTAGGAATCTTCCACTACGGCGATCGGTTCAACTACCTTCAGCCAATCGACGAAAAGCTCACCGATCCCGTGATGATTCCCGGCGGCATGGAGGTTCCATCGGTAGAGACGCAGCATGCTGCCTCTCTATCGAGCGAGTCGCGACACCGCGTCATCGGAAAGGAAGCCCGCCGGAGCGCGCCGGTCGATCTCGAAGGCATGATCGTCGATGTCGAGATCATTCAATGGCCTTCGGGCTCACAGAATGCTCGGGGTAAGGTAATCGAAGTTCTCGGATACGAGGACGATTTCGGCGTCGATGTCGAAATCATGATCCGCAAGCACCACATCCCACACGTATTTCCAGCAGAAGTGCTTGAAGAAGCCGAATCGTTTACCGCCGTAATCCCTCGGAATGAAGTCGCGCGGAGGCACGACTATCGCGACTTGCCGATCGTCACCATAGACGGCGAGACGGCGCGCGATTTCGACGACGCGGTGCTCGTTCGCAAGCTGCAAAACGGGAATTACGAACTTCAAGTGCACATCGCGGATGTCGCGAACTATGTGACAGACGGCTCCGCGATCGATGCGGAAGCACGGCTCCGGGGAACATCGGTGTATTTTCCGGATCGCGCTGTTCCCATGCTGCCTCTGGAGCTTTCTACCGACCTCTGCAGCCTGCGTCCACAAGTGGAACGGCTGGTGCTCTCTTGCATCATGGAAATGGATCACGCGGGTGAGATCGTCAGTTATCAGATTCACGAAGGAATAATTCGCTCCGCCGCTCGCATGACTTACAACGAAGTGCAGGCCGTCCTCGATGGCGATCACAGCATGCGCCAGCAGTATGCTTCGCTGGTCAGCGAATTCGAGCGTATGGAGGTGCTCGCCAAAATTCTCAACCGCAAGCGCGTCAAGCGCGGTTCCATCGACTTCGACATGCCGGAGCCGGTAATCGAATTCGACGAGTCCGGCCTTATGCAGGGCGTAGCCCGCGCGGAGCGGAAGTTCTCCCATCGGCTCATCGAGGAATTCATGTTGGCGGCAAACGAGTGCGTAGCTGCCCATCTCGAGAGTCATGAGGTTGCTTCGCTCTACCGCATCCACGAAAAACCCGATGCGAAGCGGGTCTATGACTTTGAACTTTTGGCAGCGGCGTTTGGGTATTCGCTGGGAGTAGACCTGCCGGTCCGGCGTTTCCAGATGCGTGGGGAGCGCCGCGAGCGTCATGGCAGCGGACGCAATCCGCGGCAGCACGAAGTTCCTCAAGAGGTGCACATTACTCCGCGCATGTACCAGAAGCTAACGCAGAAGATCGCAGGCAAGCCCGAAGAACGCATCCTGTCGTACCTGATGCTGCGCTCTCTGAAGCAAGCCCGCTACTCGGAGGAGAACGAAGGACACTTCGCGCTGGCTGCTCCCAGTTACACGCATTTCACGTCGCCGATTCGACGTTATCCCGATTTGATCGTGCACCGGATTCTGAAGGTAGTGCTGCACGACGGGACGCACGCGTCTGCCTCGGCAAAGCAGCGACAAGACAGCCGAGGGCGGCTGTCCCACGGGGAAATGAGTACGTCGCACGATGGCCAGCAACCTTCACCGTGGTCGAAACGTCGAGAAAGGAAGCAGGCTGAAGATGGCAAGAATCATCTGACAGAGATTATTCCGTTAGATGAACTGCACGACATCGCCGTCGATTCCAGTACTACCGAGCGCCGCGCCGACGAAGCCGAGCGAGAGCTGATCGAGTGGAAGAAGATTAAGTTCATGGAGGACAGAGTCGGCGAAGACTTCAGCGCGCTGATCGTGAGCGTGACGAAATACGGACTCTTCGTGGAACTCGACGATCTGTTCATCGAAGGATTGGTTCCACTTAGTTCATTAAGCGATGACCGCTACGCATATCACGAAAACACTCGCCAGATCATCGGCGAGCGTTCCGGACATGCATACTCGATCGGTGATCGCGTTCGCGTGATCCTCGACCGGATCGATCGCGTGCAACGCAAGCTGCAGTTCTCAATATTCCAAGAACCAAAACGGGAGAGGCCAACACGAAGGGCACGAAGGTAA
- a CDS encoding RidA family protein, whose product MFSLLVIPLWAQSTKQPTERKDTSAHVRYINPPGLAVNPRFTQLVEISGGRTILISGQVAYDKDGKVVGKGDIRAQSKQVFENLKAALDSVGATFNDVVKLNTFMVNMPENLEGHREVRGQYLAKNEHQPASTTVGVAALVNPDLLLEVEAVVVLPSQRKE is encoded by the coding sequence ATGTTTTCGCTCCTTGTAATTCCCTTATGGGCGCAGAGCACAAAGCAGCCAACTGAAAGGAAGGACACATCCGCGCATGTGCGCTACATCAATCCGCCGGGATTAGCAGTGAATCCGCGTTTCACTCAGTTGGTCGAGATCAGCGGTGGACGCACAATTCTGATCTCCGGCCAGGTCGCTTACGACAAAGACGGCAAAGTCGTGGGCAAAGGTGACATTCGCGCACAATCCAAACAAGTCTTCGAAAATCTGAAGGCTGCGCTCGACTCAGTGGGCGCAACTTTCAATGACGTGGTCAAGCTAAATACTTTCATGGTGAATATGCCTGAAAACTTGGAGGGCCATCGCGAGGTGCGTGGGCAATATCTAGCAAAGAACGAACATCAACCGGCGAGTACCACCGTCGGAGTTGCCGCATTGGTGAATCCTGACTTGCTACTGGAGGTAGAAGCGGTGGTGGTGCTTCCTTCGCAGCGGAAGGAGTGA
- a CDS encoding 3-ketoacyl-ACP reductase, with the protein MDVDLKGKVALVTGGGTGVGRSTILQLAQLGAAVAVNYSKSKDEAAATAKEAQSCGVQAIAVQADVSDESAVLRMIEQVRRQLGPVEILVNNAAFTRFTDLSDLHALNQQEWDRTFAVNVNGTLYCTRAIAPMMKAKAWGRVVNVSSVAAYTGGGSSIAYCASKAAILSLTRSFAKVLGPEITVNAVAPGLIETRWIAPIKRLDEFRESWKKETALHKVLSPDDVAEAIVSLIATMSMVTGQTVVVDGGWRMQ; encoded by the coding sequence ATGGATGTGGATCTGAAAGGAAAAGTTGCGCTCGTAACCGGCGGTGGCACCGGTGTTGGTCGGTCCACCATTCTGCAGCTGGCTCAGCTGGGTGCTGCCGTCGCTGTGAACTACTCGAAGTCCAAGGACGAGGCTGCGGCAACGGCAAAGGAAGCTCAGAGTTGTGGCGTTCAGGCAATCGCGGTCCAGGCGGATGTCTCCGATGAATCTGCAGTCCTGCGTATGATCGAGCAAGTGCGGCGCCAGTTGGGTCCGGTGGAAATCCTGGTAAACAATGCCGCCTTCACTCGTTTTACCGATCTTTCCGATCTGCATGCATTGAACCAGCAAGAGTGGGATCGCACTTTCGCGGTCAACGTGAATGGCACTTTGTATTGCACTCGGGCGATAGCGCCAATGATGAAGGCTAAGGCTTGGGGACGCGTAGTGAACGTCTCCTCAGTTGCAGCGTATACGGGAGGCGGAAGCTCGATCGCTTACTGTGCATCGAAGGCGGCTATCCTGTCCCTTACCCGTTCCTTCGCAAAGGTCCTTGGTCCAGAGATAACCGTGAACGCGGTGGCGCCGGGGTTGATTGAGACGCGCTGGATCGCTCCTATCAAGCGACTGGACGAATTCAGAGAATCGTGGAAGAAAGAGACCGCTCTTCACAAAGTGCTTTCGCCGGATGATGTAGCCGAGGCGATCGTGAGCTTGATTGCGACCATGAGCATGGTAACCGGCCAGACCGTCGTTGTGGATGGCGGCTGGAGAATGCAGTAA
- a CDS encoding cell shape determination protein CcmA: MWKPANPPTSNQPNSNPAVGPTQTKPTPTPSVETRPTPAAVEPTPAPANRNAVLNTQEQATIGKSLVIKGEVTGSESLYIDGKVEGSIQLPGNRVTIGRNGQVSANINAREVVVLGKVRGNLNASDRVDIRNEGSLTGDVVAQRISIEDGAFFKGGIDIRKPGQQQKNDSKEPVSIESSAVAAARA, encoded by the coding sequence ATGTGGAAGCCAGCCAATCCCCCGACGTCGAACCAGCCGAATAGCAATCCGGCTGTCGGCCCGACTCAAACCAAACCGACGCCGACTCCGTCTGTGGAGACCCGTCCTACACCCGCTGCTGTTGAACCAACTCCAGCGCCGGCCAATCGCAACGCCGTTCTGAACACCCAGGAACAGGCGACGATCGGCAAGAGCCTCGTCATTAAGGGTGAAGTAACCGGTTCCGAGTCGTTATACATCGACGGCAAGGTCGAGGGATCCATTCAGCTGCCGGGTAATCGCGTGACTATCGGCCGCAACGGTCAAGTTTCTGCAAATATCAACGCCCGCGAAGTGGTTGTGCTCGGCAAAGTCCGCGGTAACCTGAACGCCAGCGATCGCGTGGATATCCGCAACGAAGGCTCGCTCACCGGCGACGTCGTAGCGCAGCGCATCAGCATCGAAGATGGCGCCTTTTTCAAGGGCGGCATTGACATTCGCAAGCCTGGTCAGCAGCAGAAAAACGATTCGAAGGAGCCTGTCTCGATCGAGTCCTCAGCTGTGGCCGCAGCTCGCGCCTAA
- a CDS encoding UMP kinase yields MSTVFKRVLLKLSGEALAAGQGFGVDATRVHEIAAEIAEVHALGVQIAIVVGGGNFFRGVAEQARDMDRVSADHMGMLATMINALALQDALEKQHVHTRVMSAIEMNQVAEPFIRRRAMRHLEKERVVIFGAGTGNPYFSTDTAASLRAMEIKADVILKATKVDGIYDADPFLVKDATMFQQITYMEIIKRGLKVMDTTAISLCKDNNLPMIIFNLNKHGNIRRVITGEKVGSLVCA; encoded by the coding sequence ATGTCGACTGTCTTTAAGCGCGTTCTCTTAAAGCTATCCGGGGAGGCCCTCGCGGCTGGACAAGGGTTTGGGGTCGATGCCACTCGAGTTCACGAAATCGCCGCAGAAATTGCTGAAGTACATGCTTTAGGGGTTCAGATTGCGATCGTGGTTGGCGGCGGCAACTTTTTCCGCGGCGTAGCCGAGCAGGCTCGCGATATGGACCGCGTCTCTGCCGACCACATGGGCATGCTGGCCACCATGATCAACGCCCTGGCCTTGCAGGATGCGCTCGAGAAACAGCATGTTCATACTCGGGTAATGTCCGCCATTGAGATGAATCAGGTGGCCGAACCATTCATTCGGCGGCGGGCAATGCGGCATCTTGAAAAGGAGCGCGTAGTCATTTTCGGCGCTGGGACAGGAAATCCCTACTTCTCCACCGACACCGCCGCTTCCCTCCGCGCCATGGAAATCAAAGCAGATGTGATTCTTAAGGCGACCAAAGTCGATGGCATCTACGACGCCGATCCATTCCTCGTGAAGGACGCGACAATGTTCCAGCAAATCACCTATATGGAAATCATCAAGCGCGGTTTGAAGGTCATGGACACTACGGCCATTAGTCTGTGCAAAGACAACAACCTGCCCATGATCATCTTCAATTTAAATAAGCACGGGAACATCCGCCGCGTGATCACAGGTGAAAAGGTGGGCTCGCTGGTTTGTGCGTGA
- a CDS encoding transcriptional regulator: MLRKRWWLALASACVVSFFIGYAHGATPHMIGPDGGDVRSLAYDPHNPDRILLGTSSGQIFESRDRGLSWNRFTHLGTGPDYVLDHIVFDPGDSRKVYVAAWSIESQNGDLFRSHNGGKSFESLNGMKGKSIRSFAMASSNSKILVAGALDGVFRSNDGGDHWARISPEGHKDIKNIESLAIDPQNPDVIYAGTWHLAWKTEDGGNNWHQIKNGVIDDSDVFSLIIDPKQPSTIYLSACSGIYKSINGGDLFHKAQGIPFSARRTRVLKQDANHPDVVFAGTTEGLWKTQDAGATWHRVTAPNIIVNDVMIDPRDSTHVMLATDRSGVLVSTNNSASFSASNDGFAHRQVRALLADNKNPSALYAGMVNDKEFGGVYVTRDAGQRWSQLSNGLNGRDVFTLAQDEKGNVYAGTNAGLFRLAPNARMWARMTVPGMMPNVPDLAIIGNMMFVPTTSGTLLVSRDLGKTWTQQRAAKKEPFVKVRANNGMVAAATYTTLLVSADGGKHFNVEQSLPVTLITGIAIDADQNLWISSAQGLFRQQKGGTWEPMSTDLPKAKITSLDYDQSGKHLLAIVDGSSEVFGSADGQRWHRMEDAGLPLHRAVPMRDRMFALSLYEGVVSFEGSNRMSARMEESRGNE; the protein is encoded by the coding sequence ATGTTGCGCAAAAGATGGTGGTTGGCCCTGGCATCGGCCTGCGTAGTCTCCTTTTTCATCGGCTATGCCCATGGTGCGACGCCGCACATGATTGGTCCTGACGGGGGAGATGTTCGTTCGCTAGCTTACGATCCCCATAATCCGGACCGCATCCTGCTCGGTACCAGTTCGGGACAGATTTTCGAATCACGCGATCGTGGTCTTTCCTGGAACCGCTTCACACACCTGGGCACTGGACCTGACTATGTGCTCGACCACATAGTTTTTGATCCAGGCGATTCCCGCAAAGTGTATGTTGCGGCGTGGAGCATCGAGAGCCAAAACGGGGACCTGTTCCGCTCGCACAACGGTGGAAAGTCGTTCGAGTCGCTGAACGGAATGAAGGGAAAGTCGATTCGCTCGTTTGCGATGGCGTCCTCGAATTCCAAAATCCTCGTCGCAGGCGCGCTCGATGGCGTGTTCCGTTCTAACGATGGTGGCGATCACTGGGCCCGCATCTCGCCGGAAGGTCACAAGGACATCAAGAACATTGAATCGTTAGCCATCGATCCGCAGAATCCTGATGTGATTTATGCCGGCACATGGCATCTTGCCTGGAAGACCGAGGATGGCGGAAACAACTGGCATCAGATTAAGAACGGAGTCATCGACGATTCCGATGTTTTCTCGCTGATCATTGATCCGAAGCAGCCCTCGACGATCTACTTGAGCGCCTGCTCCGGTATTTACAAGAGCATCAACGGCGGCGATCTCTTCCACAAGGCCCAGGGAATTCCGTTCTCGGCACGACGAACGCGCGTGTTGAAGCAGGACGCGAACCATCCAGACGTCGTCTTCGCCGGAACCACCGAAGGTCTGTGGAAGACGCAGGATGCCGGTGCAACCTGGCACCGAGTCACAGCTCCGAACATCATCGTGAACGACGTGATGATCGATCCACGTGATTCGACGCACGTAATGCTCGCCACGGATCGCAGTGGCGTGTTGGTAAGCACGAACAACTCGGCTTCGTTCAGTGCATCGAATGATGGCTTCGCTCACCGTCAGGTGCGCGCGCTGCTTGCCGACAATAAGAATCCCAGTGCGCTGTACGCCGGTATGGTGAACGACAAAGAGTTCGGCGGGGTCTACGTGACTCGCGATGCCGGACAGCGCTGGTCGCAGCTCAGCAATGGACTCAACGGCCGTGACGTCTTCACGCTCGCCCAGGATGAGAAGGGTAATGTCTATGCCGGGACCAACGCCGGCCTGTTCCGCCTGGCTCCAAATGCCCGCATGTGGGCGCGCATGACTGTGCCGGGCATGATGCCGAACGTTCCAGATCTGGCAATCATAGGCAACATGATGTTCGTTCCCACGACCTCAGGCACACTGCTAGTCTCACGCGATCTGGGCAAAACCTGGACGCAACAGCGCGCCGCCAAGAAGGAACCCTTCGTGAAGGTTCGTGCCAATAACGGCATGGTTGCAGCGGCAACCTACACCACGCTGCTGGTTTCCGCCGATGGAGGGAAACACTTCAACGTGGAGCAGAGTCTGCCCGTGACGCTAATTACCGGCATTGCCATCGACGCCGATCAGAACCTCTGGATTTCATCTGCACAGGGTCTCTTCCGCCAGCAGAAGGGCGGAACTTGGGAGCCAATGTCCACCGATCTGCCGAAGGCCAAGATCACTTCGCTCGATTACGACCAAAGCGGCAAACACCTTCTCGCGATTGTTGATGGCTCAAGCGAAGTGTTCGGAAGCGCCGACGGACAGAGATGGCATCGCATGGAAGACGCAGGCCTGCCACTCCACCGCGCAGTCCCAATGCGGGATCGGATGTTTGCGCTCAGCCTCTACGAAGGCGTTGTGAGCTTCGAAGGCAGCAATCGCATGAGCGCCCGCATGGAAGAGTCCCGCGGCAACGAATAG